One genomic window of Channa argus isolate prfri chromosome 5, Channa argus male v1.0, whole genome shotgun sequence includes the following:
- the pfdn5 gene encoding prefoldin subunit 5, whose protein sequence is MAVNLTDLSLPQLEGLKTQLDQEIEFLTSSIGQLKVVQTKYVEAKDSLNVLNKNNKGKELLVPLTSSMYVPGTLNDVEHILVDVGTGYYVEKNVEDSKTFFKRKIDFLTKQIEKIQPALQEKHAMKQAVIEVMNIKIQQLQQSQQVGTTKA, encoded by the exons atggCGGTGAATCTCACAGACCTCTCTTTGCCTCAGTTAGAAGGACTGAAAACTCAGTTAGATCAG GAGATTGAGTTCCTGACGTCTTCAATAGGTCAGCTCAAAGTTGTCCAGACCAAGTATGTTGAAGCAAAAGATAGTTTAAATGtcctaaacaaaaacaataaag GAAAGGAGTTGCTTGTGCCACTTACCAGTTCT ATGTATGTCCCTGGAACATTAAATGATGTGGAACATATTTTAGTGGATGTTGGAACAGGGTACTATGttgaaaag AATGTGGAAGACTCAAAAACATTCTTCAAACGCAAAATAGACTTCCTCACAAAACAAATAGAGAAAATTCAGCCAGCCCTTCAGGAAAAACATGCTATGAAACAAG CTGTGATTGAAGTAATGAACATTAAGATCCAGCAACTACAGCAAAGCCAACAGGTTGGGACAACAAAAGCTTAA